The genomic DNA CGCGCTCGTGGCAGAACCTTTATCACAACGCGGTGGCGGTGATGTGGGAAGTGTCGGATTACGAGTTGAAGGTCCACCTGATGGAGCCGGCGTTCCGGCAGCGGGTGAAGGATGTGCTGGCGGACTTCGACGCGTATCTGGCGGAGCCGAACACCTGGGCGAAGGAGCACGCGCCGGAGCTGGCGGAGCGGCCGGTGGCGTATTTCTCGGCGGAGTTCGGGTTTCACGAGACCCTGCCGATTGCGGCGGGGGGCTTGGGGGTGCTGGCCGGGGACCACGCGAAGGCGGCGAGCGATCTTGGGCTGGGGTTTGTGGGGATCAGCCTGTTTTACCGGGAGGGGTACTTCCAGCAGGCGATCGACCAGAACAACTGGCAGACCGAGTACTACGCGTGGCTGGACCCGAAGAACCTGCCGCTCGAGCCGGTGGTGGATGGGAAGGGGGAGCCGGTGCGCTGCCATGTGCGGCTGGGGATGAGCACCGTTCATTTCCGGGCGTGGCGGGTGAATGTGGGGCGGTGCCCGGTCTATCTGCTCGATCCGCACGTGGACGGGAACGAGGAGCATTTCCGGAACATGGCGAGCCGTGTGTACGGGGGCGACAACTCGACGCGCATCATGCAGGAGATTCTGCTGGGCGTGGGCGGGGTGCGGTTGCTGCGCACGCTCGGGATCGAGCCGTCGGTGTTCCACATGAACGAGGGGCACGCGGCGTTTCTGATTTTGGAACTGGTGCGGGAGAAGCTGGCGGCGGGGATGGGTTTCGACGAGGCGCTGGCGGGGGTGCGCGAGCACTGCGTGTTCACCACGCACACGCCGGTCGAGGCCGGGCACGACCGGTTCAGTCCGGAGCTGATGTCCTACATGGCGCACAAGTTCCAGACGCAGCTTGGGTTGACGCACGAGCAGTTGATGGCGCTGGGGCGGGTGAAGGCGGATGACGCGACGGAGCCGTTTTGCATGACGGTGCTGGCGCTGAAGGGATCGCGCGCGGCGAACGGCGTGAGCGAGCTGCACGGGGCGGTCAGCCGGGAGATGTGGCGCGGGTTGTATCCGGGGGCTTCGACGGACGAGGTGCCGATCGGGCATGTGACCAACGGCGTGCATCTGCCGGGTTGGATGAAGGGGACGGCGCGGAGGTTCTGGTACGACAAGTACTGCGACTGGGAGCGGGCCAACGGGAGTTCGGGGCCGGCGGCGCCGCACCTTCGCACGGCGGATTTCTGGGAGCGGCTGGTGAACTCCGGGGAGTTCTGGGAACGGATGGCGGACCCGACGTTCACGACGGACGAGGAATTGTGGTCGTTGCGGTACAAGCTGCGGCGGCAGCTGGTGGAGTTTGCGCGGCGCCGGCTGTTGATCCAGGGGCAGCGGATTTCGCAGCGGGACTTCATCGAGTTCGACCATCTGCTGAGCACGGATGCGCTGACCATCGGGTTTGCGCGGCGGTTTGCGACATACAAGCGGGCGCCGCTGATATTCGATCATTTCGAGCAGATCGTGGGGCTGACGCGCGATTCGCAGCGGCCGGTGCAGTTCATTTTCGCGGGCAAGGCGCATCCGCGGGACGACGCGGGGAAGACGTTCATCCAGAAGATCATCCACCTGAGCAAGCACAGCGAACTCAAGGGGCGGCTGGTGTTCATCGAGAACTACGACATCCACATCGCGCGGCAGATGACCAGCGGCTGCGACGTGTGGTTGAACAATCCGCGGCGTCCCCTCGAGGCCAGCGGCACCAGCGGGATGAAGACCACGACGCACGGGTGCCTGAATCTCAGCATTCTTGACGGATGGTGGCGCGAGGGCTGGAACGGCGAGAACGGATTCGCCATCGGGGACGATTCGCATCCGGCGGACGTGGTGGAACAGGACCGGCGGGACACGGAGAACCTGTACCGGGTGCTGACCGAGGAGGTGATCCCCTGTTATTACGACCGGGACGGCAACGGGCTTCCGCGGCAGTGGCTCAAGCGGATCCGCAACGCGATGGTCACGCTGGCCCCGAAGTACACCACCTGGCGGATGGTGCAGGAGTACGTGGCGAAGTATTACCTCGCGCGATAGCGCTCGTAGAGCCGGGTGTGGCGGGTTTCGAGCGGGACCTCCCGCCCGGCGATCCACATGCGAAGCACGTTGGCGCGGAGGTCGAGGATGTCGGCGTCTGCCACGAACAGGGTGGCGTCCTTGCCGGCTTCGAGGGAGCCCAGGCGGTCGCCGAGGCCGAGCATCTGCGCGGGGTGCAGGGTGAGCGCGCGCAGGGCCTCGTCGCGGGGAAGACCGAAGGCCACCGCATGGGAGGCGGCGTAGGGGATATTGCGGACGTTCGAGGCTCCGAAGCGGTCGGCTCCTCCGGAGAAGGCGAACTTCACCCCGGCCCGGGCGAGGACCGCGGGGGCGGTGAAGTGGACGTCGTAGGGGTCGGTGTCGCGGGCGGGCAGGGTGAAGACGTGATCGAAGGCGACCGGGACGCCCTGCCGTGCGAGGTCGTCGGGGAGACGCCACGCATCGCGGCCGCCGGCCAGAACGACGCGATAATGGCGTCGGGCGGCCCATTCGAGGGCGGACCGGATCTGGCGGATTTCGTTGGCGTGGAGGAAGACGGGGATTTCGCCGCGGAGGACGGGAAGCATGGCTTCCCAGGCGGGCACGGGGAGGAAACCATCCGAGGGAGGTTCGGGGCGGGGGTTGGGTTCACCGGGAAGGCGGGGACGTTCGGTGGTGAAGGACGAGGCGGCGCGGCGGCGGGCATAGGCTTCGGCCTCGTTGAAGAACTCGTCGAGGTCGCGCAGGCGCCGCTCACGATCCCGGATCTGATCCTCGATCGAGCGCCAGCGGTCAGGCTGGGGG from Verrucomicrobiia bacterium includes the following:
- a CDS encoding amidohydrolase family protein; translated protein: MKSPLTLLHLACAALAALAASAPAAAETVVLRGGILHTVSGPTLTNAPLVLRHGLIAAVGTEPAQAPDRVVELNGAHVFPGLIAPLTLLGLVEIDAVRATRDSNEVGEFTPDVYAWLAVNPDSELIPVARANGYTHAQATPSGGLVAGHSSVIALHGWTIEETAVRRVTGLHVAWPPFALNTTPRSESPQPDRWRSIEDQIRDRERRLRDLDEFFNEAEAYARRRAASSFTTERPRLPGEPNPRPEPPSDGFLPVPAWEAMLPVLRGEIPVFLHANEIRQIRSALEWAARRHYRVVLAGGRDAWRLPDDLARQGVPVAFDHVFTLPARDTDPYDVHFTAPAVLARAGVKFAFSGGADRFGASNVRNIPYAASHAVAFGLPRDEALRALTLHPAQMLGLGDRLGSLEAGKDATLFVADADILDLRANVLRMWIAGREVPLETRHTRLYERYRAR
- the glgP gene encoding alpha-glucan family phosphorylase; protein product: MISQAPSSSELAELRAGLHRLARNLWWTWNQDAQDLFQELSPRSWQNLYHNAVAVMWEVSDYELKVHLMEPAFRQRVKDVLADFDAYLAEPNTWAKEHAPELAERPVAYFSAEFGFHETLPIAAGGLGVLAGDHAKAASDLGLGFVGISLFYREGYFQQAIDQNNWQTEYYAWLDPKNLPLEPVVDGKGEPVRCHVRLGMSTVHFRAWRVNVGRCPVYLLDPHVDGNEEHFRNMASRVYGGDNSTRIMQEILLGVGGVRLLRTLGIEPSVFHMNEGHAAFLILELVREKLAAGMGFDEALAGVREHCVFTTHTPVEAGHDRFSPELMSYMAHKFQTQLGLTHEQLMALGRVKADDATEPFCMTVLALKGSRAANGVSELHGAVSREMWRGLYPGASTDEVPIGHVTNGVHLPGWMKGTARRFWYDKYCDWERANGSSGPAAPHLRTADFWERLVNSGEFWERMADPTFTTDEELWSLRYKLRRQLVEFARRRLLIQGQRISQRDFIEFDHLLSTDALTIGFARRFATYKRAPLIFDHFEQIVGLTRDSQRPVQFIFAGKAHPRDDAGKTFIQKIIHLSKHSELKGRLVFIENYDIHIARQMTSGCDVWLNNPRRPLEASGTSGMKTTTHGCLNLSILDGWWREGWNGENGFAIGDDSHPADVVEQDRRDTENLYRVLTEEVIPCYYDRDGNGLPRQWLKRIRNAMVTLAPKYTTWRMVQEYVAKYYLAR